Proteins co-encoded in one Brassica oleracea var. oleracea cultivar TO1000 chromosome C4, BOL, whole genome shotgun sequence genomic window:
- the LOC106337137 gene encoding oleoyl-acyl carrier protein thioesterase 2, chloroplastic isoform X2: protein MLKLSCNVTNHLHTFSFFSDSSFFIPVNRRTIAVSSSQLRKPALDPLRAVISADQGSISPVNSCTPADRFRPGRLMEDGYSYKEKFIVRSYEVGINKTATVETIANLLQKCGFSTDGFATTLTMRKLHLIWVTARMHIEIYKYPAWSDVVEIETWCQSEGRIGTRRDWILRDSATNEVIGRATSKWVMMNQDTRRLQRVTDEVRDEYLVFCPREPRLAFPEENNSSLKKIPKLEDPAQYSMLELKPRRADLDMNQHVNNVTYIGWVLESIPQEIIDTHELQVITLDYRRECQQDDIVDSLTTSEIPDDPISKFTGTNGSAMSSIQGHNESQFLHMLRLSENGQEINRGRTQWRKKSSR, encoded by the exons ATGTTGAAGCTTTCGTGTAATGTGACTAACCACTTACACACCTTCTCCTTCTTCTCTGATTCCTCCTTTTTCATCCCGGTTAATCGCCGTACCATCGCCGTCTCGTCTTCTCAGCTGAGGAAGCCGGCCTTAGATCCTCTACGGGCAGTTATCTCCGCGGATCAGGGAAGCATCAGCCCTGTTAATTCGTGTACACCGGCGGATCGGTTCCGACCTGGTCGATTGATGGAAGATGGTTATTCGTACAAAGAGAAGTTCATTGTTAGAAGCTATGAGGTTGGGATTAACAAAACCGCCACCGTCGAGACAATTGCTAATCTCTTACAG AAGTGTGGATTCTCGACCGATGGATTTGCCACAACACTCACCATGAGGAAATTGCATCTCATATGGGTCACTGCAAGAATGCACATTGAGATCTACAAATATCCAGCTTG GAGTGATGTTGTTGAGATAGAGACATGGTGCCAGAGTGAAGGAAGGATTGGAACGAGACGTGATTGGATTCTAAGGGACTCTGCTACAAATGAAGTTATTGGACGTGCTACAAG CAAGTGGGTGATGATGAACCAAGACACAAGGCGGCTTCAAAGAGTTACAGATGAAGTTCGGGACGAGTACTTGGTTTTCTGTCCTCGAGAACCCAG ACTAGCGTTTCCAGAAGAGAACAATAGCAGCTTAAAGAAAATCCCAAAACTAGAAGATCCAGCTCAGTATTCTATGCTAGAGCTTAAGCCTCGGCGAGCTGATCTGGACATGAACCAGCACGTGAATAACGTCACCTACATCGGATGGGTGCTTGAG AGCATACCTCAAGAAATCATTGATACGCATGAGCTTCAAGTTATAACTCTAGATTACAGAAGAGAATGCCAGCAAGATGACATTGTAGATTCACTCACCACCTCTGAAATCCCTGACGACCCGATCTCAAAGTTTACCGGGACCAACGGATCTGCCATGTCAAGCATACAAGGACACAATGAGAGCCAGTTCTTGCATATGCTGAGGTTGTCAGAAAATGGCCAGGAGATCAATCGTGGGAGAACACAATGGAGAAAGAAATCCTCACGATGA
- the LOC106339765 gene encoding uncharacterized protein LOC106339765, which yields MESEDPKLSEEAIQLPIEQPPSLSERLLIPSLLAGVTGGGVGLLSKRRKAHPNIPATYATNSAIVAACYCGVRELVKITRKSQDDDLMNSAIGGLFSGALLGRLQGGPRGAFRYSIAFATVGTAFDYASLRSKPFLERVRNMDSITLPVWFPIQILNEEALAKKKAEEQKLFPRLNKEES from the exons ATGGAGTCGGAGGATCCGAAACTCTCAGAAGAGGCGATTCAGCTTCCGATCGAGCAGCCGCCTTCGTTATCGGAGCGTTTATTGATCCCTTCTCTTCTCGCAG GAGTAACAGGGGGAGGAGTTGGTTTACTGTCAAAACGTAGGAAAGCTCATCCCAATATACCAGCTACATATGCTACTAATTCTGCCATCGTTGCTGCTTGCTATTGCG GGGTTCGTGAATTGGTTAAAATAACTAGAAAATCACAAGACGACGATTTAATGAATTCAGCCATCGGTGGTCTTTTCAGTGGTGCTTTATTAGGACGACTTCAAG GAGGACCTCGTGGTGCATTTCGATACTCTATAGCTTTTGCTACGGTTGGCACAGCATTTGATTATGCTAGCCTTAGATCAAAACCTTTTTTAGAGAGGGTGCGCAACATGGATTCAATCACGTTACCTGTGTGGTTTCCTATACAAATTCTCAACGAAGAAGCCCTTGCTAAAAAGAAAGCTGAGGAACAGAAACTCTTCCCAAGATTGAACAAAGAAGAATCTTGA
- the LOC106337137 gene encoding oleoyl-acyl carrier protein thioesterase 2, chloroplastic isoform X1, whose protein sequence is MLKLSCNVTNHLHTFSFFSDSSFFIPVNRRTIAVSSSQLRKPALDPLRAVISADQGSISPVNSCTPADRFRPGRLMEDGYSYKEKFIVRSYEVGINKTATVETIANLLQEVACNHVQKCGFSTDGFATTLTMRKLHLIWVTARMHIEIYKYPAWSDVVEIETWCQSEGRIGTRRDWILRDSATNEVIGRATSKWVMMNQDTRRLQRVTDEVRDEYLVFCPREPRLAFPEENNSSLKKIPKLEDPAQYSMLELKPRRADLDMNQHVNNVTYIGWVLESIPQEIIDTHELQVITLDYRRECQQDDIVDSLTTSEIPDDPISKFTGTNGSAMSSIQGHNESQFLHMLRLSENGQEINRGRTQWRKKSSR, encoded by the exons ATGTTGAAGCTTTCGTGTAATGTGACTAACCACTTACACACCTTCTCCTTCTTCTCTGATTCCTCCTTTTTCATCCCGGTTAATCGCCGTACCATCGCCGTCTCGTCTTCTCAGCTGAGGAAGCCGGCCTTAGATCCTCTACGGGCAGTTATCTCCGCGGATCAGGGAAGCATCAGCCCTGTTAATTCGTGTACACCGGCGGATCGGTTCCGACCTGGTCGATTGATGGAAGATGGTTATTCGTACAAAGAGAAGTTCATTGTTAGAAGCTATGAGGTTGGGATTAACAAAACCGCCACCGTCGAGACAATTGCTAATCTCTTACAG GAGGTGGCGTGTAACCATGTTCAGAAGTGTGGATTCTCGACCGATGGATTTGCCACAACACTCACCATGAGGAAATTGCATCTCATATGGGTCACTGCAAGAATGCACATTGAGATCTACAAATATCCAGCTTG GAGTGATGTTGTTGAGATAGAGACATGGTGCCAGAGTGAAGGAAGGATTGGAACGAGACGTGATTGGATTCTAAGGGACTCTGCTACAAATGAAGTTATTGGACGTGCTACAAG CAAGTGGGTGATGATGAACCAAGACACAAGGCGGCTTCAAAGAGTTACAGATGAAGTTCGGGACGAGTACTTGGTTTTCTGTCCTCGAGAACCCAG ACTAGCGTTTCCAGAAGAGAACAATAGCAGCTTAAAGAAAATCCCAAAACTAGAAGATCCAGCTCAGTATTCTATGCTAGAGCTTAAGCCTCGGCGAGCTGATCTGGACATGAACCAGCACGTGAATAACGTCACCTACATCGGATGGGTGCTTGAG AGCATACCTCAAGAAATCATTGATACGCATGAGCTTCAAGTTATAACTCTAGATTACAGAAGAGAATGCCAGCAAGATGACATTGTAGATTCACTCACCACCTCTGAAATCCCTGACGACCCGATCTCAAAGTTTACCGGGACCAACGGATCTGCCATGTCAAGCATACAAGGACACAATGAGAGCCAGTTCTTGCATATGCTGAGGTTGTCAGAAAATGGCCAGGAGATCAATCGTGGGAGAACACAATGGAGAAAGAAATCCTCACGATGA